Proteins co-encoded in one Erwinia sp. genomic window:
- the fhuD gene encoding Iron(3+)-hydroxamate-binding protein FhuD (ID:JIFNMEKO_02400;~source:Prodigal:2.6) yields the protein MAEPALAPETVDVGLRTEPNPELLIQLRPSLLLLSEGFGPSPKRLSTIAPCMTFPFTDAQGKPLTVARHSLMQLAERIGKVSEARTHLSHFDMFLASWSRRLGAKLRKPLLLMSVLDNRHALVFGRGSLFVEVMEIAGIENAWQGETNFWGSAVVGLEQLAGLQDVEVICFDHDNHFVMQQMMASPLWQALPFVRKGNFHQAPAVWFFGATLSVMRFCQIVEQALEG from the coding sequence GTGGCAGAACCGGCTTTAGCACCGGAAACGGTGGATGTAGGGTTACGTACAGAGCCAAATCCTGAACTGTTAATTCAGCTACGCCCCTCACTTCTGCTGCTCTCTGAGGGGTTTGGCCCGTCACCGAAGCGCTTATCAACGATAGCACCTTGTATGACGTTCCCTTTTACTGATGCACAGGGCAAACCTCTTACCGTGGCACGCCACTCTCTTATGCAACTGGCAGAGAGGATTGGCAAAGTATCTGAGGCCCGGACTCATCTGTCTCACTTTGATATGTTTCTTGCCAGCTGGTCCCGGCGTCTGGGAGCAAAACTGCGTAAACCATTACTGCTGATGTCGGTGCTGGATAATCGCCATGCGCTGGTCTTTGGGCGTGGCAGCCTGTTCGTTGAAGTGATGGAAATTGCCGGAATAGAAAATGCCTGGCAGGGGGAAACCAATTTCTGGGGCAGTGCTGTGGTCGGTCTTGAGCAACTGGCAGGTTTGCAGGATGTTGAGGTGATCTGTTTTGATCATGACAATCATTTTGTCATGCAGCAAATGATGGCTTCACCGCTCTGGCAGGCACTGCCGTTTGTGCGTAAGGGCAATTTTCATCAGGCCCCGGCGGTATGGTTTTTTGGCGCCACTCTTTCGGTAATGCGCTTTTGTCAGATTGTTGAACAGGCGCTGGAGGGGTGA
- the fhuB_2 gene encoding Iron(3+)-hydroxamate import system permease protein FhuB (ID:JIFNMEKO_02399;~source:Prodigal:2.6) has translation MALVICGLLLLTLYNFSSQLPVTQWIQAVVQPGSNDIAQLVFHYSLLPRFTLALLVGAGLGLAGLLFQLVLRNPLAEPTTLGVSAGAQIGMTIATLWFPGVMLIAQFASLAGALLVGGLVFAIAWRKTLSPLTLILAGLVLSLYCGAVNQLLGLFHHDGLQNLYLWSTGTLNQLDWHQVRGLWLPLLCAMILALLLVRPLALLAVDDTVARNLGVGVTLCRLGVLLLAIMLSAQLVSAAGIIAFVALFAPQITRIIGIRQLYSRLLFTPLFGMLLLWGADQLAMLAAFHGYTVATGTVTALVGAPLLL, from the coding sequence ATGGCGCTGGTTATCTGCGGGCTGTTGCTGCTGACCCTGTATAACTTTTCCAGCCAGCTGCCTGTGACACAATGGATACAGGCTGTAGTTCAACCGGGAAGCAATGACATTGCACAGTTGGTTTTTCACTACAGTCTGTTGCCACGCTTTACGCTTGCCTTGCTAGTGGGGGCAGGATTGGGACTCGCCGGTTTGCTGTTTCAGTTAGTGCTGCGCAATCCGCTGGCGGAACCGACCACATTGGGTGTCTCGGCGGGCGCACAAATAGGGATGACCATCGCCACGCTGTGGTTTCCCGGTGTGATGCTGATAGCTCAATTTGCTTCACTGGCTGGCGCGTTGCTGGTGGGCGGGCTGGTGTTTGCCATCGCCTGGCGTAAAACGCTCTCCCCCTTGACCCTGATTTTAGCCGGACTGGTATTGTCACTCTATTGTGGCGCGGTGAATCAATTACTGGGATTGTTCCACCACGATGGATTACAGAATCTCTATTTGTGGAGTACGGGCACCTTAAATCAGCTTGACTGGCATCAGGTGAGAGGGCTCTGGCTACCGCTACTCTGTGCCATGATACTGGCTTTACTGTTGGTACGACCACTGGCATTGCTGGCTGTGGATGATACCGTCGCACGCAATCTTGGTGTGGGCGTTACCCTCTGCCGCTTGGGTGTCTTGTTACTGGCCATCATGTTGAGTGCGCAGTTGGTCAGCGCTGCGGGGATCATTGCTTTTGTGGCGCTTTTTGCACCGCAGATCACCCGTATTATTGGCATTCGTCAGCTCTATTCCCGACTGCTATTTACTCCTCTCTTCGGTATGTTGTTGCTTTGGGGGGCAGATCAGCTGGCAATGCTCGCTGCGTTTCATGGCTACACTGTTGCCACTGGAACGGTGACGGCTCTGGTGGGAGCACCGCTTCTTCTCTAG
- a CDS encoding Gluconate 2-dehydrogenase subunit 3 (ID:JIFNMEKO_02396;~source:Prodigal:2.6): MAACDRLIPDDSNGPGAVAEGVPVFIDRQMELPYGYGHLWYMQPPFAEAIPELGYQSSLVPRVTYRLGIKAVDTYCQQQHQQRFADLSEALQDNILQQLEKGTLDFADVPGKLFFEQLLENTKEGYFADPLHGGNQTLASWKMIGFPGARADFQDQMDRPNTPYPLSPVSISGKRSI, translated from the coding sequence ATGGCGGCTTGTGACAGGTTGATCCCTGATGATAGCAATGGGCCCGGAGCGGTTGCTGAAGGGGTGCCTGTGTTTATTGACCGTCAAATGGAGCTCCCGTATGGCTATGGCCACTTATGGTACATGCAGCCGCCGTTTGCTGAGGCGATTCCAGAGTTAGGTTATCAATCCAGTCTGGTTCCCCGGGTGACCTACCGTTTAGGTATCAAGGCGGTTGATACTTATTGTCAGCAGCAGCATCAGCAACGCTTTGCTGATCTGTCGGAAGCTCTGCAGGACAATATTTTGCAGCAGTTGGAAAAAGGAACACTCGATTTTGCCGATGTACCGGGAAAACTGTTCTTTGAACAATTACTTGAAAACACCAAAGAGGGTTACTTTGCCGACCCGCTTCATGGTGGTAATCAGACACTGGCATCGTGGAAGATGATCGGATTTCCCGGTGCAAGGGCTGACTTCCAGGATCAAATGGACCGACCCAATACACCCTATCCACTGTCCCCGGTCAGCATCTCAGGCAAAAGGAGTATTTAA
- a CDS encoding Gluconate 2-dehydrogenase flavoprotein (ID:JIFNMEKO_02395;~source:Prodigal:2.6), with protein MAVMKKDPVDVVIVGFGWTGSLMAMELADTGLSILALERGEQRDTYPDFAYPKNTDELTYGIRLKLFQNPSRETVTVRHTSADTAMPYRRFGSFLPGDGVGGAGVHWNGMLWRPLEADLKMRSTVIERYGAAFIPDEMTVQDYPFTYEEMEPFFDKFEKICGASGQAGNLNGEKITGGNPYDAPRKNPYPTPPLKQQYAGQLFAKAANQLGYHPFVTPSANCTAPYTNPYGVQLGVCNYCGYCERYGCFNYSKGSPQSTVLPALSQHKNVELRTQAQVIRVFTDSTGQKATGVTYIDAQGREIEQPASLVILSSFQLNNVRLLLLSKIGKPYNPLTGEGVVGKNYAYQMNGGIKLFFNQQHNFNPFAASGATGVFIDDFNAENFDHSQAGFVGGATISAAMSGGRPIQQMTLPSASPRWGSGWKQAAKANYLHTMSVGSSGSVMPYKQCYLDLDPTYRDIHGQPLLRMTFDWQQNELKMTNFIREKAEGIAKAIGTEHYEQGFMTLAAHYDV; from the coding sequence ATGGCAGTTATGAAAAAAGATCCTGTTGATGTGGTGATCGTCGGTTTTGGCTGGACGGGATCATTAATGGCGATGGAGCTGGCTGATACCGGGCTCTCAATTCTGGCGCTCGAGCGTGGTGAACAGCGTGATACTTATCCCGATTTTGCGTACCCGAAAAATACGGATGAATTAACTTACGGCATCCGGCTGAAATTGTTTCAGAACCCCTCAAGGGAAACCGTCACTGTACGCCATACTTCCGCCGATACTGCCATGCCTTACCGTCGCTTTGGCTCTTTTTTGCCGGGGGATGGGGTAGGAGGGGCCGGAGTACACTGGAACGGTATGCTTTGGCGACCACTGGAAGCTGATTTGAAGATGCGTTCTACCGTGATTGAGCGCTATGGCGCTGCATTTATTCCCGATGAGATGACCGTACAGGATTACCCCTTCACATATGAAGAGATGGAACCGTTCTTCGATAAGTTTGAAAAAATTTGTGGTGCTTCAGGGCAGGCGGGCAACCTGAATGGTGAAAAAATTACCGGAGGTAACCCTTATGATGCACCCCGGAAAAACCCTTATCCTACGCCTCCGTTGAAGCAACAATATGCTGGCCAATTGTTCGCTAAAGCCGCCAACCAATTGGGGTATCATCCTTTCGTTACCCCCTCGGCCAACTGTACTGCACCCTATACCAATCCTTATGGTGTCCAGCTTGGGGTGTGTAATTACTGTGGGTATTGTGAGCGCTACGGCTGTTTCAATTACTCGAAAGGATCTCCGCAATCTACCGTATTACCGGCGCTGTCACAGCATAAAAATGTAGAGTTAAGAACCCAGGCTCAGGTGATCCGGGTGTTTACTGACAGCACAGGGCAAAAAGCCACTGGTGTGACCTATATTGATGCTCAGGGACGTGAAATAGAACAGCCAGCGTCGCTGGTTATTTTGAGTTCATTTCAGCTCAATAATGTCCGTTTATTACTGTTATCGAAAATCGGTAAACCCTATAACCCGCTGACCGGTGAAGGCGTTGTGGGAAAAAATTACGCATATCAGATGAATGGAGGAATTAAGCTGTTTTTTAACCAGCAGCATAATTTTAATCCCTTTGCCGCATCCGGAGCGACAGGGGTATTTATTGATGATTTCAATGCTGAAAACTTTGACCACAGTCAGGCAGGATTTGTTGGGGGAGCGACTATTTCAGCGGCTATGTCTGGTGGACGTCCCATTCAGCAGATGACGCTACCGTCGGCCTCACCGCGTTGGGGAAGTGGCTGGAAACAGGCCGCTAAGGCTAATTACCTGCATACTATGTCAGTGGGTTCTTCTGGTTCAGTGATGCCTTATAAGCAGTGCTATTTAGATCTCGACCCCACTTATCGGGATATCCACGGGCAACCGTTGCTGCGAATGACGTTTGACTGGCAACAAAATGAATTGAAAATGACGAATTTCATTCGTGAAAAAGCCGAGGGAATTGCCAAAGCGATAGGGACTGAACACTATGAGCAGGGATTTATGACGCTGGCTGCACATTATGATGTGTGA
- the fhuB_1 gene encoding Iron(3+)-hydroxamate import system permease protein FhuB (ID:JIFNMEKO_02398;~source:Prodigal:2.6), protein MQIRSSPSTVWPAVLTVIILPLLVITALTLGRDAQGWYWATGELANQLLPWRLPRIMAAAVSGMLLGAAGCLIQRLTGNPMASPEVLGISSGAACGVVVMLFMVPGDAWQWLIPAGTIGALLTLLLIVAVGGRGGVSPQRMLLAGVSLSALFSTLILLFMASGDPRIAGLMTWLSGSTYQVDMPQARRVTMVGAALLLLIPLGFRWLTLLPLGEITARASGVPLMPARLLLLLLAAALTATATFITGPLSFIGLMAPHLARMLGFYRITSQLTMAVLLGAGIMIIADWCGRMIFFPDQIPAGLLATFIGAPYFIWLLRRV, encoded by the coding sequence ATGCAAATTCGATCAAGTCCGTCTACTGTCTGGCCAGCTGTGCTAACAGTGATAATTTTACCGCTGTTGGTTATCACTGCCCTCACTCTGGGACGTGATGCACAGGGATGGTACTGGGCGACAGGGGAGCTGGCTAATCAATTATTGCCCTGGCGTTTACCACGGATTATGGCGGCGGCGGTCAGTGGGATGTTACTGGGTGCTGCAGGGTGCCTGATTCAACGATTGACCGGAAATCCGATGGCAAGTCCGGAAGTGTTAGGTATCAGTTCCGGCGCGGCATGTGGTGTCGTGGTGATGTTGTTCATGGTTCCCGGTGATGCCTGGCAATGGCTGATACCTGCGGGGACCATCGGTGCACTGTTAACCTTATTACTGATAGTGGCAGTTGGTGGCCGTGGCGGCGTCTCCCCGCAGAGAATGCTATTGGCAGGGGTATCACTCAGTGCCTTATTCAGCACACTGATTCTGCTCTTTATGGCCAGCGGGGATCCTCGCATTGCGGGATTGATGACGTGGCTTTCCGGATCAACTTACCAGGTGGATATGCCACAGGCCAGGCGGGTGACGATGGTCGGCGCTGCACTACTGCTGCTGATTCCGCTGGGATTTCGCTGGCTGACTCTGTTGCCGTTGGGAGAGATAACCGCGCGGGCCAGCGGCGTACCGCTGATGCCTGCGCGTCTGTTGTTGTTACTGCTTGCTGCCGCGTTGACGGCGACTGCTACATTTATTACCGGACCGCTTAGCTTTATTGGTCTGATGGCTCCTCACCTGGCCCGCATGCTCGGCTTTTACAGGATCACATCACAGCTGACGATGGCTGTTTTACTCGGGGCTGGTATCATGATTATTGCAGACTGGTGCGGCAGAATGATCTTTTTTCCCGATCAAATCCCTGCGGGTTTACTGGCAACATTTATCGGTGCACCTTACTTTATCTGGCTGCTGCGGCGGGTTTAA
- a CDS encoding Gluconate 2-dehydrogenase flavoprotein (ID:JIFNMEKO_02394;~source:Prodigal:2.6) gives MGDSPANSVVNKYLQSWDVPNLFVLGACCFPQNLAYNPTGIVGATALFAAQAIRTHYLPNPGPLVQA, from the coding sequence ATGGGTGACAGCCCCGCCAACAGTGTCGTTAATAAGTATTTACAAAGCTGGGATGTACCTAATCTTTTTGTACTGGGAGCCTGCTGCTTTCCGCAAAATTTAGCCTATAACCCGACAGGTATTGTCGGGGCAACGGCCTTGTTTGCTGCTCAGGCTATCCGTACACACTATCTGCCGAATCCGGGCCCATTGGTTCAGGCATGA
- the fhuC_3 gene encoding Iron(3+)-hydroxamate import ATP-binding protein FhuC (ID:JIFNMEKO_02401;~source:Prodigal:2.6), which translates to MSVDPTNESYARFSPEKVSYRIGDRTLLDSLTLTFPVAQFCGLIGHNGSGKSTLLKLQLCGRAVQRHFAYYHSGMVTDRIITDPGRCSAGVCRSQ; encoded by the coding sequence ATGAGTGTTGATCCTACAAACGAATCGTATGCACGTTTCTCACCGGAGAAAGTGAGTTATCGCATCGGTGACAGGACATTGCTTGATTCACTGACACTGACCTTTCCCGTAGCGCAATTTTGCGGGTTAATCGGCCACAATGGCTCCGGGAAATCCACCTTACTGAAGCTACAGCTATGCGGCAGAGCCGTTCAGCGACACTTCGCGTATTATCACTCTGGAATGGTTACCGACAGAATTATTACTGACCCTGGGCGTTGCTCCGCTGGGGTGTGCAGAAGTCAATAA
- a CDS encoding Gluconate 2-dehydrogenase cytochrome c subunit (ID:JIFNMEKO_02393;~source:Prodigal:2.6), with protein sequence MKKYSLLYSLVLLGLIAGKAMADPLLEKGHYLSQAGDCSACHTAPGGKPFAGGLPMTTPIGAIYSSNITPDKETGIEEYNY encoded by the coding sequence ATGAAAAAATACAGTTTATTATATTCACTGGTGCTGTTGGGGTTGATAGCCGGGAAAGCGATGGCCGATCCGCTGCTGGAGAAGGGACACTACCTTTCTCAGGCAGGAGACTGTTCGGCCTGTCACACAGCCCCTGGAGGCAAACCATTTGCCGGTGGATTGCCAATGACTACGCCAATTGGGGCTATTTACTCCAGTAATATCACCCCGGATAAAGAGACGGGTATTGAGGAGTACAATTATTAA
- a CDS encoding hypothetical protein (ID:JIFNMEKO_02397;~source:Prodigal:2.6), which produces MDKKMESQVASVPPRRRFLQRTLSLIPLAAVGGECRFTIIPSGNRTL; this is translated from the coding sequence ATGGACAAGAAAATGGAATCTCAAGTTGCCTCGGTACCTCCTAGGCGACGTTTCCTGCAACGCACTTTATCGCTGATTCCTCTTGCGGCTGTAGGGGGGGAGTGTCGCTTCACTATTATCCCCTCAGGCAATCGCACGCTCTGA
- the fhuA_2 gene encoding Ferrichrome outer membrane transporter/phage receptor (ID:JIFNMEKO_02402;~source:Prodigal:2.6) yields the protein MTSEEIQTHQFSSVKEALGYTPGVSVMSRGASNTYDLVIIRGFSAQGLNQNNYLDGLKLQGDFYNDAVIDPWMLERVELMRGPTSVLYGKSSPGGIVSMVSKRPTTEPVHEVQFKMGSHSLYQTAFDFSDALDSRGEFSYRLTGIARDSNAQQQGAEQQRYAIAPSFSWRPDSKTTFTFLSYFQNEPETGYYGWLPKEGTVQPLPNGGHLSNGFNEGASNNTYSRNQKMVGYSAEHAFNDIFTVRQNLRFSEMKTAQRSAYGTGLCNNSMNGFNVYCQALSSAERAHYLGRGTVSDSERLQNFSVDTQLQSQFTTGEMKHTLLTGVDFMRMRNDISALFGNAPALDLNNLPGMSDVTFGEPVPYQLNQTRQTGLYAQDQAEWNQWLFTLGGRYDWLEQASTVRADNGYVSRDDQQFTWRGGVNYLFDNGITPYFSYSQSFEPNGFGLFSSPRVAYKPSKGEQYEAGVKYVPKDQAMVLTGAIYQLTKSDNLTTDPRNVYNSIPAGEIRSRGVELEAKAAVNANINLTASYTYTNAQYTKDTTLKGNTPVQVPKHMASLWGDYTFNGGPLSGLTIGTGGRLLGSSFGDPANSFKVGSAAVMDAVVKYDLARVGMAGSSLALNVNNLLDREYVASCFESYGCFWGAERQVVATATFRF from the coding sequence GTGACCAGTGAAGAGATACAGACACACCAGTTTAGTTCTGTTAAAGAAGCGCTGGGATATACACCTGGCGTGAGCGTAATGAGTCGCGGTGCGTCAAATACTTATGATCTGGTGATTATTCGTGGTTTTTCAGCGCAAGGGTTGAATCAGAACAATTACCTTGATGGTTTGAAGTTGCAGGGTGATTTTTACAACGATGCCGTGATCGACCCCTGGATGCTGGAACGGGTAGAACTGATGCGCGGACCTACTTCGGTGCTTTACGGTAAAAGTAGCCCCGGTGGTATCGTTTCTATGGTCAGCAAACGGCCTACCACAGAGCCCGTGCATGAAGTTCAGTTTAAAATGGGCAGCCACAGCCTGTATCAAACTGCGTTTGATTTCAGCGATGCACTGGATTCACGCGGCGAGTTCTCCTATCGTCTGACCGGCATAGCGCGTGACTCCAATGCACAACAACAGGGGGCAGAACAACAACGTTATGCCATCGCGCCATCATTCAGCTGGCGGCCTGATAGTAAAACCACTTTCACCTTTCTCTCCTACTTCCAGAATGAACCTGAGACCGGTTATTACGGCTGGTTACCGAAAGAGGGAACAGTACAACCGCTGCCAAATGGCGGACACCTCTCTAACGGCTTCAATGAAGGGGCGAGCAATAATACCTACAGCCGTAACCAGAAAATGGTGGGTTACAGCGCAGAACACGCTTTCAATGATATTTTCACCGTCCGGCAAAATCTGCGTTTTTCTGAAATGAAGACCGCTCAGCGCAGTGCTTATGGTACCGGGCTGTGTAACAACAGTATGAATGGATTCAATGTTTACTGTCAGGCGTTATCTTCCGCTGAGCGCGCACATTATCTTGGCCGGGGTACTGTCTCAGACAGTGAGCGCCTGCAAAATTTCAGTGTCGATACGCAACTGCAAAGTCAGTTTACGACCGGAGAGATGAAGCACACGCTTCTGACTGGTGTTGATTTTATGCGCATGCGCAATGATATCAGTGCGCTGTTTGGCAATGCGCCAGCGCTCGATTTAAATAATTTACCCGGCATGAGTGATGTGACGTTTGGCGAACCGGTACCTTATCAACTGAATCAGACCCGCCAGACCGGTCTGTATGCTCAGGATCAGGCAGAGTGGAACCAGTGGTTGTTTACGCTGGGAGGCCGTTATGACTGGCTTGAGCAAGCCAGCACTGTGCGTGCAGATAATGGTTACGTCTCGCGCGATGATCAGCAATTCACGTGGCGCGGTGGGGTAAATTATCTGTTCGATAATGGTATCACACCTTATTTTAGCTACAGCCAGTCTTTCGAGCCGAATGGTTTTGGTTTGTTCAGTAGCCCGCGTGTGGCCTATAAACCTTCAAAAGGTGAGCAGTATGAAGCCGGGGTGAAATATGTGCCCAAAGATCAGGCGATGGTGTTAACCGGGGCGATTTATCAACTGACTAAAAGTGATAACCTGACCACGGACCCCCGCAATGTTTACAATAGCATCCCGGCCGGAGAGATCCGTTCGCGCGGAGTCGAGCTTGAGGCAAAAGCGGCGGTAAATGCCAATATTAACCTGACAGCGTCTTACACCTATACCAATGCGCAATACACTAAAGATACCACACTGAAAGGTAACACCCCGGTACAGGTGCCGAAACATATGGCTTCACTGTGGGGCGATTATACCTTTAATGGTGGCCCTCTTTCAGGTCTGACAATTGGTACCGGTGGCCGGCTGCTGGGATCGAGTTTTGGTGATCCCGCCAATAGCTTCAAAGTAGGCAGTGCCGCAGTGATGGATGCGGTGGTGAAATATGACCTTGCACGTGTTGGAATGGCGGGTTCTTCGCTGGCTTTAAATGTCAACAATCTGTTAGATCGTGAGTACGTTGCCAGCTGCTTTGAAAGTTATGGCTGTTTCTGGGGAGCTGAGCGTCAGGTAGTTGCCACAGCAACGTTCCGTTTCTAA
- the fhuA_3 gene encoding Ferrichrome outer membrane transporter/phage receptor (ID:JIFNMEKO_02403;~source:Prodigal:2.6), protein MTIAFNSRVSVFSRRQLAVLIALILTPSAFAAEQTLVVEGSGRSDSEQAWGPAPTIAAKKSATGTKTDTPIEKFPSLCLS, encoded by the coding sequence ATGACCATTGCGTTCAACTCCCGTGTGTCTGTTTTTTCCCGCCGCCAGTTAGCTGTTTTAATAGCCTTAATTCTGACGCCATCTGCATTTGCTGCTGAGCAGACACTGGTGGTCGAAGGTTCAGGACGCAGTGATTCAGAGCAGGCGTGGGGGCCCGCACCGACTATCGCCGCAAAAAAAAGTGCCACCGGTACGAAAACTGATACCCCTATCGAAAAATTCCCCAGTCTGTGTCTGTCGTGA